The genomic segment AGGCGGTGGTAACGCCCAGCGCCGCCGAGAATGGCCGCCCCACCGTGGCCACGCCGGTGGCCCGCCGCGTGGCCGAGGCCAACAATGTCGATCTGGCCAGCGTGCACGGCAGCGGCCCCAGCGGCAGGGTGATGAAGAGCGACATCGCGGCGGCGATCACCGCGCCCGCGCCTGCTGCGCCCGCCGCACCCGCGCCTGCTGTGTCCGCCGCGCCTGCCGCGCCTGCTGCGCCCGCCGCACCCGCGCCTGCGCCCACCCTGGCCCCGCTGGAGGAGCGCCGCCGCATGTCGCGCCGCCGCCAGACTATCGCGCGCCGCCTAGTGGAGGCCCAGCGCAGCGCGGCCATGCTTACGACCTTCAACGAGGCCGACATGACCGCGATCATGGAGCTGCGCAAGCGCCGCAACCCCGAGTTCGAGAAGCGCAACGGCGTGAAGCTGGGCTTCATGTCCTTCTTCACCAAAGCCGTGGTCGGCGCGCTCAAGTACATCCCGCTGCTGAACGCCGAGATCCAGGGCGATGACATTATCGTCAAGCAGCACTACGATATCGGCATCGCCGTGGGGGCCGAGGAGGGCCTGGTGGTGCCGGTGGTGCGCGATGCCGACCGCAAGAGCTTCGCCGCGCTGGAGAAGGAGATCTCGGCCCTGGCCAAGAAGGCCCGCGACAACACCCTAGGCATCGCTGAGCTGCAGGGCGGCACCTTCACCATCACCAACGGCGGCATCTTCGGCTCGCTGATGTCGACCCCCATCCTCAACGCGCCGCAGGTGGGCATCCTGGGCATGCACGCGATCAAAGAGCGCGCTATGGTGGTGAATGGCCAGGTGGTCGTGCGCCCCATGATGTACCTGGCGCTCTCCTACGACCATCGCATCGTCGATGGCTCCGAGGCCGTGCGCTTCCTGGTGCGCGTCAAGGAGCTGGTCGAAGACCCCGAGTCGCTGCTGATCGAGGGCTAGGTATCCGCGCGCTGTTTCCAAACGTTCACCGTGGCCAGCGGCTGCGGTGAACGTTTTTATGTTGACGAGCTAAACCCTTTCAGTTACAATCAGGACGGGCTAAAGCCCTTTTCAAAAACATAACGACAGAGCCGTTTTCCCGCTTTCCTGAAAGCTATATGTCCGGCATGCGCCAGCGCTGCCGCAAGAAGAGCACACTGTGACAGACCTTGAGAGCAACCTGCGATTCGCCCAGGCCTACTGGGTCGCCCGCGACACCCTGCTGTGGCGGCGCGCCGCCGAGCCGACATGGCGCTACGTGCTGCACCACGCGCGCGCGGGCGGCCTGGCGCTCGCGCCCGAGGGTGTGGTGGGCGGCGCAACCACCCCGCTCGCCCCCAAGCCCACCCCCGCCGCCGCACAGGCCCGCTTCCCGCACCTGGCCCAACTGCCCGCCCTGCACATCGACCTCGCACCCGAGGGGCTGGATGCGATCCTCGGCGGCGAGGTGTGCGTGGCCGCCTATCGGCCCGACGGCAGCCTGGCCGAGGCCACCGCGCTGCAGATCGCGGGCGTGCTCGACGACTGCTACGCCTACGACGGCCCGCTGGGCATCGACTGGCAGGGCGAGACGCCGACCCTGCGGGTGTGGGCACCCACCGCGCAGCTGGTGCGGCTGCACCTGTTTGCCGACCAGCGCCCCGAGACCGAGGCCAGCACCCTGCCCATGCGGCGGGGCGATCGCGGCGTGTGGGAGATCGCAGGCGAGCCGCGCTGGAAGGGCATGTACTACCTCTACGAGGTGAGCGTGTTTGTGCGCGGCACGGGCGCGGTCGAGCTGAACCTGGTGACCGACCCCTATTCGATCAGCCTCTCGATGAACAGCAGGCGCAGCCAGATCGTCGATCTGGCCGATGCGATGCATAAGCCGCAGGGCTGGAATAGCATGGCCAAGCCGCCGCTGGCCAACTTCACCGACAGCACGATCTACGAGCTGCACGTGCGTGATTTCAGCATGTGCGACCCGCTGGTGCGGCCCGAGTACCGCGGCACCTACATGGCCTTTACTGAGGGCGAGTCGTTTGGCATGCGCCACCTGCGCGCCCTGGCCGAAGCAGGCCTAACCCACATCCACCTCCTGCCCGTGTTCGACATCGCCTCGATCGAGGAAGACGCCAGCAAGCGCGCCGAGCCAGACCCGGCCTACCTGGCCGCGCTGCCGCCCGACGCCCAAGATCAGGCGCGGCTGGTGGTGGTGCACCGCGAGCGCAGCGGCTTCAACTGGGGCTACGACCCCTACCACTACACCACGCCCGAGGGCAGCTACGCCACCGACCCCGACGGCCCACGCCGCATCTACGAGTTCCGCTCGATGGTGCAGTCGCTCAGCGAGAGCGGGCTGCGCGTGGTGATGGACGTGGTCTACAACCACACCGATGCCAGCGGACAGCACCCCAAGTCGGTGCTCGACCGGATCGTGCCAGGATACTACCACCGGCTGAACAAAAACGGCTTTGTGGAACGGTCCACCTGCTGCCAGAACACCGCCAGCGAGCACGCGATGATGGAGAAGCTAATCATCGACTCGGTGCTGACCTGGGCGCGGCAGTATAAAGTGGATGGATTCCGCTTCGACCTGATGGGCCACCATATGAAGGCCAACATGGTGCGGCTGCGAGCCGCGCTCGACGCGCTCACGCCCGAGCGCGACGGCGTGGATGGGCGGCGTATCTACCTATATGGCGAGGGCTGGGACTTTGGCGAGGTGGCGGGCAACAGCCTGGGCCTGAACGCCAGCCAGCACAACATGGGCGGCACCGGCATCGGCAGCTTCAACGACCGGCTGCGCGACGCCGTACGCGGCGGCTGGCCCTTCGACAGCGGCGTCGATCTCATCCGCGCCCAGGGCTTCGCCACCGGCCTCTACACCGCGCCAAACGGCCACAACAGCGGCAGCGACGAGGAGCGCCAGCGCCTGCTGCGCTACCAGGACTGGATCTGCCTGGGCATGGCGGGCAACCTGGCCCGCTACCCGCTGGCCACCCACGACGGCAGCACGCGGTTGGGCGCGGATGTGGACTACAACGGCCAGCCCGCTGGCTACACCCAGGCCCCACACGAGCAGGTGATCTATGTGGAAGCCCACGACAACCAGACGCTGTT from the Chloroflexia bacterium SDU3-3 genome contains:
- the pulA gene encoding pullulanase-type alpha-1,6-glucosidase; translation: MPQEEHTVTDLESNLRFAQAYWVARDTLLWRRAAEPTWRYVLHHARAGGLALAPEGVVGGATTPLAPKPTPAAAQARFPHLAQLPALHIDLAPEGLDAILGGEVCVAAYRPDGSLAEATALQIAGVLDDCYAYDGPLGIDWQGETPTLRVWAPTAQLVRLHLFADQRPETEASTLPMRRGDRGVWEIAGEPRWKGMYYLYEVSVFVRGTGAVELNLVTDPYSISLSMNSRRSQIVDLADAMHKPQGWNSMAKPPLANFTDSTIYELHVRDFSMCDPLVRPEYRGTYMAFTEGESFGMRHLRALAEAGLTHIHLLPVFDIASIEEDASKRAEPDPAYLAALPPDAQDQARLVVVHRERSGFNWGYDPYHYTTPEGSYATDPDGPRRIYEFRSMVQSLSESGLRVVMDVVYNHTDASGQHPKSVLDRIVPGYYHRLNKNGFVERSTCCQNTASEHAMMEKLIIDSVLTWARQYKVDGFRFDLMGHHMKANMVRLRAALDALTPERDGVDGRRIYLYGEGWDFGEVAGNSLGLNASQHNMGGTGIGSFNDRLRDAVRGGWPFDSGVDLIRAQGFATGLYTAPNGHNSGSDEERQRLLRYQDWICLGMAGNLARYPLATHDGSTRLGADVDYNGQPAGYTQAPHEQVIYVEAHDNQTLFDIIQYKAPGDLPMDERVRMQNLANAIVLLSQGVPFLHAGQDMLRSKSLDRNSYSSGDWFNRLDFTYTTNGWGGGIPPVEHPGDLILQQRLLADPALRPAPEHIAFTVGFARELLRIRASTPLLRLPDTAHILRMVRFHPCPEMPGLIVMSILDSADAPLDPRFALVVVAINAAPGALPLPPSTPQRGALRPHPIQRGSVDLRLRAIAQQGVVEHIPGRSAAVLVVER
- the odhB gene encoding 2-oxoglutarate dehydrogenase complex dihydrolipoyllysine-residue succinyltransferase, yielding MAIEIRVPTLGESIVEATVGRWHKQVGEPVAAGETIVELETDKVNVDVAAESAGVLGRIDAQSGSDVAVGQVIGVIDAGGATVSVPAPKPASVGDADEIAKPQQAVVTPSAAENGRPTVATPVARRVAEANNVDLASVHGSGPSGRVMKSDIAAAITAPAPAAPAAPAPAVSAAPAAPAAPAAPAPAPTLAPLEERRRMSRRRQTIARRLVEAQRSAAMLTTFNEADMTAIMELRKRRNPEFEKRNGVKLGFMSFFTKAVVGALKYIPLLNAEIQGDDIIVKQHYDIGIAVGAEEGLVVPVVRDADRKSFAALEKEISALAKKARDNTLGIAELQGGTFTITNGGIFGSLMSTPILNAPQVGILGMHAIKERAMVVNGQVVVRPMMYLALSYDHRIVDGSEAVRFLVRVKELVEDPESLLIEG